In Alphaproteobacteria bacterium, one DNA window encodes the following:
- a CDS encoding phage Gp37/Gp68 family protein codes for MGQISEIEWTDATWNPVTGCTKIGPGCDNCYAQRFAERWRGIPGHPYEQGFDLRLWPSRLQQPSQWKKPRMIFVNSMSDLFHKNVDRQYIDQVFAAMELADWHVFQVLTKRSSLMRNYIRDRYRGNEVPKHIWLGVSVEDAAHKGRIDHLRQINSEARFISFEPLLGSIGTVDLSGIAWAIVGGESGPKARPMAPEWATELRDKCEEFDVAFFFKQWGGARPKSGGRLLEGEEWNGFPTKIVPKRILAELV; via the coding sequence ATGGGACAGATATCCGAAATCGAGTGGACCGACGCAACCTGGAACCCCGTGACCGGCTGCACGAAAATCGGGCCCGGCTGCGACAACTGCTATGCGCAAAGGTTCGCGGAACGGTGGCGCGGCATCCCGGGGCATCCTTATGAACAGGGATTCGATCTTCGCTTATGGCCTTCGCGATTGCAGCAGCCGTCGCAGTGGAAAAAGCCGCGCATGATCTTCGTCAACTCGATGAGCGACCTGTTCCACAAGAACGTGGACCGCCAGTACATCGACCAGGTTTTTGCGGCAATGGAGCTTGCGGACTGGCATGTATTTCAGGTTTTGACCAAACGCAGTTCTCTCATGCGTAATTACATCCGCGACCGATATCGGGGTAACGAAGTTCCAAAACACATCTGGCTTGGCGTTTCAGTCGAAGACGCCGCCCACAAAGGGCGCATCGATCATCTGCGTCAGATCAATTCAGAAGCACGCTTCATTTCCTTTGAACCCCTGCTCGGTTCGATCGGAACGGTCGATCTCTCCGGCATCGCATGGGCTATCGTCGGCGGAGAAAGCGGACCCAAGGCAAGGCCGATGGCTCCGGAATGGGCCACGGAATTACGGGATAAATGTGAAGAATTTGACGTCGCCTTCTTTTTCAAACAATGGGGTGGCGCGCGCCCGAAATCCGGTGGCCGCCTTCTCGAAGGCGAGGAATGGAACGGGTTTCCGACTAAAATAGTACCAAAACGGATATTAGCTGAATTGGTATGA
- a CDS encoding cupin domain-containing protein — protein sequence MDGSSAVELKQPSMTAQSLFDDQVAATQTKKPTLFSLKAQMLEQGRTDTVLAATEDMSVRIKVYASGGENELHSHPTEDHVFVLLQGSARFYGPEGEIQDVSANEGFLMPAGMLYRFHATSTDECLVMLRVGTPNFQKQGEHDRLGADGKPLVGYSAENRELPVIFKDGVFFGD from the coding sequence ATGGATGGTTCGAGCGCGGTGGAATTGAAACAGCCGTCGATGACGGCGCAGAGCCTGTTCGACGATCAGGTCGCGGCGACGCAGACGAAAAAGCCGACCCTGTTCAGCCTGAAGGCGCAGATGCTGGAACAGGGCCGCACCGATACGGTGCTGGCGGCGACCGAGGACATGTCGGTACGGATCAAGGTCTACGCCTCGGGCGGCGAAAACGAACTGCACTCCCACCCGACCGAGGACCATGTCTTCGTGCTGCTGCAGGGCAGCGCCCGCTTCTACGGGCCGGAAGGCGAAATCCAGGACGTTTCGGCGAATGAAGGCTTCCTGATGCCCGCCGGCATGCTGTACCGCTTCCACGCGACCAGCACCGACGAATGCCTGGTCATGCTGCGCGTCGGCACGCCGAACTTCCAGAAACAGGGCGAACACGACCGCCTGGGCGCGGACGGCAAGCCGCTGGTCGGCTACTCGGCGGAAAACCGCGAACTGCCGGTGATCTTCAAGGACGGCGTGTTTTTCGGCGACTGA
- a CDS encoding VOC family protein, which yields MTTEDDIAFLEDFRDRIMRFLVAGAAPSQDPVWGTKGIFQMEEGMKDPAFRALRQDIDRMKGRAATIVEGLGIACIFQHHPPAAAGGPIQKHPLFDLITDNRSQHNIDGALFTGRIDEAIGRLQHAAAERAAQAVTAAMPVLPVRDLDAAAAFYAETLGFAPGARGAGFAIVERGAAKILLRAGARPSRGADTSWDAFLLTPDPDALAAAVAGAAATMETAAGMRGFTVADPDGNRLFFGRPA from the coding sequence ATGACCACCGAAGACGATATCGCCTTCCTGGAGGATTTCCGCGACCGCATCATGCGCTTCCTGGTTGCGGGGGCAGCACCCTCGCAGGACCCGGTCTGGGGAACAAAGGGCATCTTCCAGATGGAGGAAGGCATGAAGGACCCCGCTTTCCGCGCGCTGCGGCAGGATATCGACCGCATGAAGGGGCGCGCCGCGACGATCGTGGAAGGGCTGGGCATCGCCTGCATTTTCCAGCATCACCCGCCCGCCGCCGCCGGCGGCCCGATCCAGAAACATCCGCTGTTCGACCTGATCACCGACAACCGCTCGCAGCACAATATCGACGGGGCCCTGTTCACCGGCAGGATCGACGAGGCCATCGGGCGGTTGCAGCACGCGGCGGCGGAACGCGCCGCCCAGGCGGTCACGGCGGCCATGCCGGTGTTGCCGGTGCGCGACCTCGACGCGGCGGCGGCGTTCTACGCGGAGACGCTGGGCTTCGCCCCCGGCGCGCGCGGCGCCGGTTTCGCCATCGTCGAACGGGGCGCGGCGAAGATCCTGCTGCGGGCCGGCGCGCGGCCGTCGCGCGGCGCGGACACGTCATGGGACGCGTTCCTGCTGACGCCCGATCCCGACGCGCTGGCGGCGGCGGTCGCGGGGGCCGCCGCGACGATGGAAACCGCAGCCGGCATGCGCGGCTTCACGGTCGCGGACCCGGATGGCAACCGGCTGTTCTTCGGCCGCCCGGCATAG